In Chiloscyllium plagiosum isolate BGI_BamShark_2017 chromosome 26, ASM401019v2, whole genome shotgun sequence, the sequence TGTCCTTGCTTATTCTCTTTCAAACACTATAGTCTATTTAATTAAAGCTGAGTTGCAAACAAATGATAGCCCTAAATAGTGAAAGTGAAGGAGTAAATCTGCAAGGAAATCTCATTTTCATACTGTAAAGTGGTTTTAGTAGGAGCCATATTGCCACCGTTCATATGTAGCATCTGAATTCCTGGGGCAGATGGCTAAGACTGATATCAGACTTCTAGGAAGTGAGACTGAGAGCTTGGGTTGTTAAGAAACCTGAGGCTGTTTGAAACAGAGGGAAAACCCAGAATCCTTAAAAGATGAGATTTTAGTCTGAGACCATTATGCCAGGCTGAGGACAATGCATGTAAAGGACACCTGAAAAGTCAGTCCCTGGATTTAGCAGCAGGGATAGTGAAATAAGGTCACTGCAACAGCTTTACATTTTTAGACAGTTTATTAATCACAGCTGCATGCGTTGTACAAGGGTTGTCAGCATTGTTTTCGTGTGTATTTAGCCATTTGTTTAGTGAGACTTGTTTTACACTGAGATGTGGCTTATAATCATTGAAACACAAGATGTGTGTAATTTTGAAACCATACTTATTGgataggtcctggggagtgttgctggaagaaAACTTTCAAGTACAGGTTtaaagttccttgaaaatagagttgcaggtagataggatagtgaagatatttaatatgctttcctttattggtcagagtatcgagtataggagttgggaggtcatgttgcagctgtacaggacattggttaggccacatttggaatgttgtgtgcaattctgtccgtccgaaggatgttatgaaaaggttcagaaaagacttaaagGATTTTGCTAGGGTTgtaagatttgagctacagggagaggctgaataggctggggctgttttccttggagtgttggaggctcaggggtgatctTCATCGAGGGTTTTTAAATCAGGAGAGGGCACGGATAAATAGGCATGGcgttttccccctggggtggggtagaccagaactagagggtgtaggattagggtgcgaggggaaagatatataaaagagacctgaggggcaaccttttcacagggtaatacgggtatggaatgagctgctagaggaagtgttggaggcttgtacaattgcatcattcaaaaggcatctggatgggtatatgaataggaagagtttggagggattagcttccctacagtatggaaacaggccctttggcccaacaagtccacccccaccccccgaagcgcatttccctctgactaatgtggcTAACACTatcagtaatttagcatggccaagtcacctgacctgcacatctttggactgtgggaggaaacccacgcaggcactgggaaaatgtgcaaactccacacaggcagtcacccaagactggaatcaaacctgggaccctggtgctgtgaggcagcagtgctaaccactgagccactgtgctgccccaatatgggccaagtactgggaaatgggactagattaggttagggtatctagtcgcatggacgagttgaaccaaagggtctatttccgtgctgtacgtctctgattCAGTCTTTTCTCTAATTTCCTGAGTAAACCTCTGTTCTTAAATCAGAGCATAGGCGTTGCAAGTGCAAGATGGTAATGAAGTTTGTACTACCCCATTTACAACTGGCTGAACTGAAGTTAAGATCGTTCTTCTGGCTTCCAAGGTTTCTAGTTCTTTGTGGTGCAGATGTTGTATCCTGAGTGTGAGGCCTGTCTGATTTGAGTGGCCTCTAACATATTCAGATCATTTTCAAATACAGTGGCATACTATTACTTAGTAACAGCAGTTTGATGTAAGTGAATTTACATATTTCAGTTtctccttttaaattttgtcccaGGAAGGGACAGTATTCAATATTGTAATTTTTCTATTGATTGATTGAGCTGTTTCAGAGCTACGGAAGCTCTGATCTATTGTTCGACTTAAAACCTTGCAGAATTGACTTTGAATAGGTGTTAATGAGACACTCCAGATGAATGGATTGAATATCTGTCTGGCCTGCTCCAATTCCTAGTGTGCTGTTCAGTTGGCCAGTGTGTTGCTTCTAGTGCCCcaagagtcttttttttaaaaaagttatgttCTTTTTTCCTTGAGATTCTTGCATACTTGATGCAACTGGAACATGCCAACCTTTGTGAGCAACCAAAGTTTATTAGGCAAGTATGGTACAAGCTTTCTGGAGAAACCCTTTTAACACACTTCACAGGGCTTGCGGAGCTGTGTCAAAGACCTTTTTTATGAACAATGGACCGTTCCTCCTTTTATACAAAATCTGTACATCACAGTCACTAATGCCCACAAAACAATCCCCAGCCGCTCCCCTCAGTCACATGCCAGtcagacacaatgcagtgacctgatcatctccagaaacagtgtaattaaatcatcccttaatggtcaaatctgttgtgaATCCTTTTTTTAACTACAGGGTGTGGTCAGAATTCCAACTGCagtgttcttattgatttctgaatagggatGATGTAATTGTTTTACTTTGAATAACTTGAAAATGGCCatgcaaatggctctgaatggcaagggatgaGTATGTAAATTCCTTAGTCTACTTCTCAGACAGACATCTCACCTTAGCCTTGGGTTATCCAATTTCCTTCAGGTTAGCAaagcaaattaaccctttaatatctcaAAAGGACATTGTGTGTTCCTGAGTAGTTGGCTCGAGGTACCTAGTGAGGTCACTATCAGGACTATTCATGTTCCAAGCTTAGGAAGTTCAGTGGTGTATCATTACTCCATTTGCATTCCACAATATGGTAGGCAAAGTCACTGAGACAGGAATTTGCGATGAAATCCTGCTTAAATTGAACCATACCTGAAGCTGAGACTTGAAGGCCTTGGCTTGCAATCATTGTCACGTGTAGGAAGGGAAGTGCTGTGAAATCTGCACTATCTTTCTTTGTTTATGGTACCTTAGGTTTATCACTTCTTCTATTGAATAgtgttaaaatttattttaactttgctttgttaattttttttttaaaagcttgttCATTGGATTCATTGGTTACGTTAATTGGTCACTATTTGGATCATATTGCATTGCATATCTGGGTGTAGACCAACAAAATATTTAGAGGACAAAATACAAAACATATGAATAAGGAAGGGCCAAGCTGAAGCAGAAACTGATTTGAAATGGATTAGGAAATCAAAATATTGTCAGCTCTAAAATTGATAAAATTAGCCCTAGATGAATGTGGGGATAGGAGAAACCAAAGTCTGTTTTGTGGGAGATGTTTCCGATTTAAACTGCTTAATTGATGGCTCATGATTTAAAGAGACTAACTGGTgactatttaatttatttttaaggtgactgTGGTAAGCCTCCAAGAATGGAAAATGGTATTCTATCTGAGGAAGACCTTGCTCGGAACTCTTTTCCTGCTGGAACCAGGGTCACCTACAGATGTCTCGTAGGTTATGTATTTGGCAGTGGATCTAAAAGATACACTCTTTGTCAAGCTGATTCAACCTGGACTCCATTACAAGGCAGATGTGAACGTACGTAAtcagaatttttcttttttttttctctccattatCCCCATGTTGTTTCCCTGCCCAGTCGTCATCTTTCCAAGAAGAAGCATTTGACGAGGAATTCCAAGCATGCAGACTTCTTCTCAGCTGTTATCCAGTGCTGTCCAAATCTGTTGGAATAATTGCTTAAATTCTGCTTATTCTTATATGTAGAGTAAGAAATCACCTGTCTAAAAGAATTGCATTTGTGACTATGGTTAAACTAGAGATGGATCCCTCAATTTGTAATAGTTGCTAAAATACCCATGTAGCAGTAATCTTTTTCTAAACATTGACTCAAGCATAGCCCTGTATTTTGGAGTTCTCAACCTTGGTTTTTTGAAGTTATGGCTAAGCAAATATAAACTTGATGGTTGGGGCAGCACCATAGTCTGAAAAATTGCACAacttatttgaaatttgaaaaggaaagggCTCTTGGAAATTTGTGAAATCTCTAcatttttcctgtttttgtttttttgccttttttttttagctaAAAACTGTGGTAATCCAGGAGAGATTCTGAATGGGTATTATCAAGCAGATGCTACGACTCTGGGGAGTAAAGCTATGTTTTATTGTGACGAAGGGTAAGTATTCAGCACCAAAATGCTTCCGAGAAGCTTATTTGTATTCTGGCTCGTTCCTGCTGTGAACTTGCTGATTGAACATTGTCATCTTAAGGGATTCAGactgtgaaaagaaaacatttaatttCTGGTTGATCAAGATTAATGATCAGTTGGGGGGGGTTGTGGCATGGTGGGTACAAAGAGACTGCCTGCTGATGTTGGGCTTTTCTATGCATAATGGAAATTCATTGATGTAACtagagtttaaaaataactgATTTTTTGCTAATTTGTTttctgacttcccaaatcctgtctACCAAGTGCAAAGCACAGGTTGGGCGCACGATGCCATATTCTCTACTGGTTTAGATGAGTGAGTTCGAGCAACGCATATTTGACAGCATCCAAGACAAAACAAGCCACTTGTTTGACACCACCCCAGgaaccaccttcaacattcactccttgcATTACTGGATCACAGTGGCGGTAGTGTGTATCCTCTACAAAATCTGTTGCAACAGGTTACCCTACCACCTtttaacagcactttccaaaacctCTACCTTGTCAAACCCAGGAAGATCGGATAGCAGGTACATCTCCTGGAAGCTCCACAAGGTGTCTCAATGTTGATGTGGACGTATATTACTGTTTCTTTACTGTTGGCTGAAAACCTGACAGGTCCAACCATTCACCACATGCACTGCACTGGTTCAAAAGACAATTCACCCCCACTACCTCAAGGAAAATCAAGAATGGGCAAGAATTGCTGGCTTAGCCAGGTACATGTCTCTGAAAAGTGACAAAACCTATACTGTGCCGCTTTTCTCCTTGTACAGCAATAATGAACTCTTCTGATGTTTAATTGTTCATCTTGTGATGTACAATAAAAGGTTATAAAGCCAAAGTACTATAATTATTTTGATAATTTGTACTTGATCCTCATTCCTGAACTCTGTTATACCACTTGTATTCATATGGTGCATGGTGAGTGATTTCAgttttcactctttctttcagtTATCGGATTGTTGGTACAAACTACCGCTTGTGTACAGCTGATGGATGGAATGGCCAGGTCCCAACATGTGAAAGTAAGTGACAGTTCTGTGTTTTAAGTTTAGCTTGTTTTGATATCAAATTACTATTAAAGTGGATGGCAGGGTGGGGGTTAGAGATACAGTTGGCAAGGAGTAGCAATGCTGCAAACTAGTTAAGACAAAGCTGACATCAGGGTTTCGGGGAACATGCATTCTTACAATACAGCCTTTAATATACTATGTTCTTTTCGCTGGAAAGGATTTTTTGACTGCACACTGCAATCTTTTTTTCAGTATGATAAAGAGGCATCCCAAGTTCCAATTAAAAAATAGCACCTACTATCTTGACTACTTGAGCAAAGGGAAAGGCTAAGCACAGGAAGGCTTTACACTTCATGTTGAAAGCTAACCACATTTTGATTGATCAAATCATCTGAACTCCTAATGGGGAAGAATCATCCAGGAAAGCTGTAGATAATCTGAAGAATTAATGCACAACTTTGAGACTCCTTGCTTGTTTCCCCACCACCTTATGTTCGTTCTTTGCtataagaaaaataaaactgcTCAATCAAACTAGGTTTCATATGAGAATCTGTCTCACCCAGTAATACTATCAGCACGTGTGATAATGAATCTATCATACCATTCCAGTGccaggtcttttttttttcttaaagatcCAGAAGTCCCTTTACAAACAACTGAAGATTTTATTTCTCCCAATTACCAAATCATCCATTTTTTTCATCTGTTAACCACTGCCAGTAAATCACCTGTGTTCCCAATTGAATAATTCATATGCAAAGCACATTAAGAGCAATGCAAACCATTGAAGGGAAAAGCTGGGGAAGAACTTGATTCAAAATGGCATTGGAAGGGGAGATAAAGCTCTGTACCTGCTGTGATGCCTATCTCTCTCTGAAGAAATCAAGAGTATTGGTGGACACTGCATGCTTCCTCTCCATGGATATCTGGCCCAGAGTTAGCCTACTTTTGACTTCAAATATCTGGATTGTTAGGATGTTTCCACAGCAGGAAGGGTCTGTACAAGAatgacagattgcacctaaacttGAAGGGCATCTAAATCCTTGCTAGTGTCACTTGAGGTTTCAAATTTGTGTTGGGAACCAGAACAGGTAGCATGTGCAGTGATTTGAGGAGAAGTTGGAGTTAAGGCAACTATATTCTTAACAGGAAGGACAGGTAGGGCCAGTTTAACGAATACAGAGACTACAGTCTGAGTAGTATAtctttaatgcaaggagcataACGGGTAAGGCAGGTGAGTTATGCGCCTGGATTGCTACATGGAACTATGATGCTGTAACCATGAGGGAAGGCACGACCAGCAGCTCTACATTCTAGGGTTTAGATATTTCCAGTGTGATAGGGATgtaaaagggagagagaggtgggggtgaAACGTGGAATGGATTGCATTACTGATCAAGGAGAATGTCACAGATGTACTAAAAGATAATATCTTGGAGGGCTAATCCAGCAAGGGCATATCTGTAGAATTCAGGAGTATGAAAAATGCAATCACTGATAGTGTGTTACTAAGGCCTCCAATTGCTAGTGGGAAATAGAGGACCAGAAATCTTAGCAAATCATAGAAAGATGTAAAAATAAGAGGGCCTTTGCAGTAGGTGGTTTTAACTTACCCAACATTGACTAGAATTCTCCTAGATCCAGCAGCTTAGATGGTGCATCCTGtaaggatgaaagataaggatggtaAGATTCAGGAATCCTGGATGACGAGATTGAAAGTTATCAAAGGAGAAAGGAAGCATATGCAAGGCTTAGGAATCAAATCAGAAAAAGTCCTTGAATatacaggaagtggaggaaaacttcaagaaattaggagggctaaaaggggttgtgaaatgttcttggcaagtttaggccacatttggaatattgtgcagttctgatcacgaCAAGAAGGATGTGCAAGATGTGACAAGCGTGCAAAAGATATTTACCAAGATATTGTCTGAATTAGTGTATTAGCTATAAAATGAGGCTAGATAAGCTTGCATTATTTTTGGtagagcgttagaggctgaggggttacctgatagaagtgtataaaatttgAAGCGTGGATATGTTagaagtacagatttgagacggtCCAGGGAATCCCTTCtggactcagacctgtaaagCCTCTCTCTTGGTTCATCCTGGAGATCATACTTTTTTGAAGTCTGGAATAAAAGCCTCTTACGGAcactttagtttaattttagtcatcccctttattcactaatagcatcactgttacaacataacactgatacttacaagctaaactaactaggttctaataacctAGGAGAGCAAGATACCAGCTCTTCAAGTGCCCAGCAGGCTGCTCCAATGTACTGATActggcttcctttatacaaaagtttacaaaaacatttgcatgttcaaagtttgtgcgaagatttgtagctcgggtgctcattgctgtggttctgttcgccgagctggaagtttttgttgcaaacgtttcgtcccctggctaggcgacatcatcagtgcttgggagcctcctgcgaagcgcttctttgatgttacctccggtgtttatagtggtctgtccctgccgcttccggttgtcagtttcagctgtccgctgtagtggttggtatattgggtccaggtcgatgtgtttgttgatggagtttgtggatgaatgccatgcctctaggaattccctggctgttctctgtctggcttgccctataatagtagtgttggcccagtcgaattcatgttgcctgttgtctgcgtgtgtggctactaNNNNNNNNNNNNNNNNNNNNNNNNNNNNNNNNNNNNNNNNNNNNNNNNNNNNNNNNNNNNNNNNNNNNNNNNNNNNNNNNNNNNNNNNNNNNNNNNNNNNNNNNNNNNNNNNNNNNNNNNNNNNNNNNNNNNNNNNNNNNNNNNNNNNNNNNNNNNNNNNNNNNNNNNNNNNNNNNNNNNNNNNNNNNNNNNNNNNNNNNNNNNNNNNNNNNNNNNNNNNNNNNNNNNNNNNNNNNNNNNNNNNNNNNNNNNNNNNNNNNNNNNNNNNNNNNNNNNNNNNNNNNNNNNNNNNNNNNNNNNNNNNNNNNNNNNNNNNNNNNNNNNNNNNNNNNNNNNNNNNNNNNNNNNNNNNNNNNNNNNNNNNNNNNNNNNNNNNNNNNNNNNNNNNNNNNNNNNNNNNNNNNNNNNNNNNNNNNNNNNNNNNNNNNNNNNNNNNNNNNNNNNNNNNNNNNNNNNNNNNNNNNNNNNNNNNNNNNNNNNNNNNNNNNNNNNNNNNNNNNNNNNNNNNNNNNNNNNNNNNNNNNNNNNNNNNNNNNNNNNNNNNNNNNNNNNNNNNNNNNNNNNNNNNNNNNNNNNNNNNNNNNNNNNNNNNNNNNNNNNNNNNNNNNNNNNNNNNNNNNNNNNNNNNNNNNNNNNNNNNNNNNNNNNNNNNNNNNNNNNNNNNNNNNNNNNNNNNNNNNNNNNNNNNNNNNNNNNNNNNNNNNNNNNNNNNNNNNNNNNNNNNNNNNNNNNNNNNNNNNNNNNNNNNNNNNNNNtccatctgccacttctcagcccattggcccatctggtccagatcctgttgtaatctgaggtaaccctctttgctgtccactacacctccaactttggtgtcatctgcaaacttactaactgtacctcttatgctcgcatccaaatcatttatgtaaatgacaaaacatagagggcccagcaccaatccttgtggcactgcactggtcaaaggcctccagtctggaaaaaaaaccctccaccatcaccaccctctgtcttctaccttttgagccacttctgtttccaaatggctagttctccctgtattccatgagatctaaccttgctaatcagtctcccatggggaaccttgtcgaacgccttactgaagtctatatagatcacatctactgttctgccctcatcaatcttctttgttacttcatcaaaaaactttgtgagacatgatttcccatacacaaagccatgttgactatcccaaatcatcagtgcttgcctttccaaatacatgtacatcctgtccctcaggattccctccaacaacttacccaccaccgagatcaggctcactggtctatagtcccctggcttgtccttaccgcccttcttaaacagtttcagaatctcttcaatgtgaGGTTTAGAATGATTTTAAGCTGGGAGCAGattcctactttttatcttaaacacagaatcattctgtacctgaggctgaaatgttactgcaaggttgtatttaaaatgattaattagtCTCGATTAAacagactgtttgtttgtttttttcaaatttgtgaTTCAAACTCTTTTataagacataagatctgacTAGTTAaaattgacagtggggcagtcttAGTCTGTAAaaacagcaagtaagttaaagcCTTCTCAATATTACCTTTTATAGAGTTTGCATTTCATAACCAGTAATGGCTACTCAAAATCATCAAAGTCTCAATGcaattaaattcattcatggcaaGTAAGCacaaagacattttttttctACTGGATTCAACAGCCTCAATACTAAAATAGTCTCTCTCTAGTGTCCTcttgaactctcaagtcagggtTTTGTAATAGCAAAGACTTCTTTTTCTGTCTGCCATGTTTCCAAGGGGTAATAAAAATCCATTATAACTGGCAGCATGTAACTGTTAATTATGAAGTTTTTGATAGTATAGAGTTTCGTTttagggtcagaatcaaacactgtcattaatttcacaagggaatggctgtgaatgttatcatTTGGTGTCCTGTTCTCTCATTCACTGATGCTgtggcaaatgttcttaattgtttTACAGTATCCCGTTATCACTTGGTAAGCCCAGGTGTCCCTATCTTTTGCATTATTtaacccctcccccctcccccgcaATACATGTGTATGCAGCATTGCATTTTACTCTAAATGTTTAAAGACCggttttaaggctatagactttctcggatagtgttttttttccccagtgtgcAAATGCCAGATGTCTGAgtataagtttaaagtgagaaagAGGAAGTTTTAAAGAAGATGTGCAGTATTGCAGGATGTATGTAAAAAGACCACCTTGGTGTTACATTTGCAATATATTGGTACAACATTCTGGTTTACAGCATTGATCGATTTAAATCATTTAATCATTACCAAAGTGCTCATTCACATGTCCATTTACTCACTCAGAGGTTCACTATTATCTATTCCATGACTGGCGGTATACAGAATTGGCAATAGTAGCAAAAGCTGTATGTTAAAATATCTTCCAGATAATGTTGTTTTGTTAGTGAATACAATAAAATGCTTTTACAATGAAATCTGATTGCCTGGACCTATCTAGCTATTCTTCATTTATCTTCTATTAATAACAGATACATTGTTATTGTGCCACAAATAGTCGGAAaactgcagcaggtcagacaccatcccaggagcaggaaaatcgacatttcgggcatgagccctttatcaggaattgacGTTAAGCTTATCcccaaaacatctattctccaggtcctcagatgctgcctgaacctgatgtgctcttccagcaccaatgtctactccaatctccagcatctgcaatccacaCTTTCTCCACGAAAAGTTCCCAGTCATTGGCAATCTGATTCTATTACCAACATTTTAACTCTTAACACTGAGGCTCAGTCAAAAAATTACTGTAGCAATTTCTCCCAACAAGAAAATCAAACTGGTAGTACTCAGCAGTAAAGCACATCTGTGGGAATAAATATTAACACTTCAGATGGATGATCATCCATCAAAAAAGTTGTGTACTTTATTGACTTGTATATAgatcactgggtgaaaatcctagATTTTGTTTGCTAATGGTAATGAGGACTAATATTGACCTAAGGCCTGTCTAGTTCAAAAGAATATTCACCTATAACCACCTCTGACTGTAACTGTGAACTTTCTCATGATGTGCACACCCTGGGGGGGAAAACAAATGTGggttataattttttttctcactacCTCCCCTGCAGTATATTGCTTTCCTTAGATATGTAATTAGGATTTTGCGGTGAGTGGTTTTTCAGATACAAGATTGAGGAAGGCATTATTTTTCCAGACACAGTAATGGGCCCCTGGACCTGGCTTCACATTCGCACAGTAGATCTGACTTGCTGAATTCCATCACGAAATGTATAGTAGAGACCATGAAGAAAATGACTGTACTACATTGTTTGGCAGTGTATTCGTTCACAGATGTGTTATTAATGAGCATGATTATAATTCATCAAAGAAAAGTTGTGATCGAACAGTCTCATCCGAGCATTTAATAATTTTCATTTTCTCTAGCCATCACATGTAGTGATCTTGCACCTATCGGAAATGGAAAAGCTCCGGTACCATCTGGTGACTCGTGGACATATGGGATGGTCGCAGAATATTCATGTAATGATGGCTACTCATTGATTGGCACAGCTGCCCTCACCTGCCAAGCAGATGGCACATGGGACAAGGATCCACCTGACTGCAGAGGTACCCAAGTACAAGATCAGAATCAGCTTTAATTAAATGTTATAGCTGGAATTGGGAAAGTTGATTCTTCGTATCTTGGTACTTATGATTTGCAGTCAACTGTATTGATTTTCATTATGCATGGTTTTCTGATAGGAAATGAGGGAGGGGCTACTTGCACAAACTAAAACATTTCCTCTGCATTTGTTGTTTGCCTTTGATGGATTGGCAGAAATGAATCGAGAATTAAGTTAATACTGAGTAGAGTAGACTTCCCACTAGGGTGAAGATGTTGTGGCTGATGAGGTTCTTCTTGACCATCACAGAACTCAAATGAATTGGTCTCTCCAAACCAAGCAAGACCTATTTGAAATCCGTCTCCAGTAGATGATAGCTGAGTCCATTAATCATTGTAGACTGTAGACTCATAAATTGATCAtgatgccagcatttggtttgtGTTGTAGGGGTGAGTACAACCTTTTTTTTACTTCTAGCCAGCAAAAACGGAATATTTAATGCTCTGGTTTATAACTATCCAATTGCTTACCCCAATGTTCCTCTACTGAACAATGACCAGATGCAGTTCTGCAGTGGGAATTGAAGGCAGATTGCTGGTGCCATTTAGATTGGATGTAGC encodes:
- the LOC122563169 gene encoding membrane cofactor protein-like isoform X3, encoding MLERLILALVAVWVAQVTGDCGKPPRMENGILSEEDLARNSFPAGTRVTYRCLVGYVFGSGSKRYTLCQADSTWTPLQGRCEPKNCGNPGEILNGYYQADATTLGSKAMFYCDEGYRIVGTNYRLCTADGWNGQVPTCETITCSDLAPIGNGKAPVPSGDSWTYGMVAEYSCNDGYSLIGTAALTCQADGTWDKDPPDCRVVECSRPVTPAHAYVERGFGHKYKYQQEVVFRCNEGFEMIGASVIKCNENSIFEPSPPICRLPPTSTPTPTTTIVPATATAAVLTTVSTKSWADVTIKPTAEASTLSTGAIVGIIIVIIVAGIIIVVIVKCWCKKKEGPI
- the LOC122563169 gene encoding membrane cofactor protein-like isoform X4, which codes for MLERLILALVAVWVAQVTGDCGKPPRMENGILSEEDLARNSFPAGTRVTYRCLVGYVFGSGSKRYTLCQADSTWTPLQGRCEPKNCGNPGEILNGYYQADATTLGSKAMFYCDEGYRIVGTNYRLCTADGWNGQVPTCETITCSDLAPIGNGKAPVPSGDSWTYGMVAEYSCNDGYSLIGTAALTCQADGTWDKDPPDCRVVECSRPVTPAHAYVERGFGHKYKYQQEVVFRCNEGFEMIGASVIKCNENSIFEPSPPICRLPVLTTVSTKSWADVTIKPTAEASTLSTGAIVGIIIVIIVAGIIIVVIVKCWCKKKEGQYTTPEKVVHEVQLC
- the LOC122563169 gene encoding membrane cofactor protein-like isoform X2 encodes the protein MLERLILALVAVWVAQVTGDCGKPPRMENGILSEEDLARNSFPAGTRVTYRCLVGYVFGSGSKRYTLCQADSTWTPLQGRCEPKNCGNPGEILNGYYQADATTLGSKAMFYCDEGYRIVGTNYRLCTADGWNGQVPTCETITCSDLAPIGNGKAPVPSGDSWTYGMVAEYSCNDGYSLIGTAALTCQADGTWDKDPPDCRVVECSRPVTPAHAYVERGFGHKYKYQQEVVFRCNEGFEMIGASVIKCNENSIFEPSPPICRLPPTSTPTPTTTIAVLTTVSTKSWADVTIKPTAEASTLSTGAIVGIIIVIIVAGIIIVVIVKCWCKKKEGQYTTPEKVVHEVQLC
- the LOC122563169 gene encoding membrane cofactor protein-like isoform X1 yields the protein MLERLILALVAVWVAQVTGDCGKPPRMENGILSEEDLARNSFPAGTRVTYRCLVGYVFGSGSKRYTLCQADSTWTPLQGRCEPKNCGNPGEILNGYYQADATTLGSKAMFYCDEGYRIVGTNYRLCTADGWNGQVPTCETITCSDLAPIGNGKAPVPSGDSWTYGMVAEYSCNDGYSLIGTAALTCQADGTWDKDPPDCRVVECSRPVTPAHAYVERGFGHKYKYQQEVVFRCNEGFEMIGASVIKCNENSIFEPSPPICRLPPTSTPTPTTTIVPATATAAVLTTVSTKSWADVTIKPTAEASTLSTGAIVGIIIVIIVAGIIIVVIVKCWCKKKEGQYTTPEKVVHEVQLC